In the Platichthys flesus chromosome 14, fPlaFle2.1, whole genome shotgun sequence genome, CCTTTTTGATTGTTTAACATTGGCTGATTGTAACATTATTAAACTCCAGTAAGTAATATATTCATGTGCAATTGTGCTTAAAATAAAGGCTGACATTACTTATCCAAGCTAATTTGGCTTCCACTTTTCGGTTGCTGTTTTTATCATTCCAACTGGCTCCTCCATCAGTGATGGTACAGTTGAACTCTCCGTTGTGCAGGGTTTGATCCCAGTTCGAGCAAAGCTTAATGATACTTGCTGTCAGACAATGAAACATCTGTATGGCAGCTAATtgacttttatttctcttacTTTTAGTTGCCAGTCGGTCTCAAGTCAGGCAGACGTGTATGTTCCAGGTtccggctgcagctgcagcaccagTCACAACCACTCAGGCCTCTCAGGAAATCCCGGAGACGGTCCAACCCGATCCAACATCATTTGTCCTAACAAATTCTGGTTGGTAGTAATTCTCTGAAATTATTTCTGAAAAAGAAATTCACAAATTATTGCACTTGATACATTTCCAGATATTGGTTTCaattgtgtttttcaacattttcctacGGATTAATGGATCTTCATTATAAAAATGTAGCATATTTAAGAGACTGATATCCATGACTTTATGTATTTGGTGCAACTTGGTTGGAATCAGGGAAAGGTTGGACCTCAATGGTGGAATGCGCTTCAACATTTCAGTTGTTATTCACATTGTATGAGACGATTTTCAGGTTTTGTCCAACATGTGCAAGTTCTTTATTCttgctttatttgtttaataattTGGAAATATGTATCCTCTTTATAATCTCAAGTCCATTCTTCTGCCTCATTTAGTGACTTCCCATCAGCAGCGTAGGAAGAAAGAGACTCCATTAGCACAATCCACGCCTTTTGCGCGTGAGAGCGTAAAAGAAAACTTTGAACTGGAAAAAATACCTCCTCCACCGGTCATCAAAGGTCAGAGACAAATTATACACCAACACGATATCATGTGCTTCCCCTGGATTACACCGAACTATAGACATATCCATCCTACACAGAGAGAATGCTCTGCACATTCATGTCACAATTGAAACCTTCCATGCTTATTATTGACaatcattttcagattttcacaATATGAGGaacattgttgttttgtgatTACATAGTGTTGAATATTATAATAGTGGCAATGAAATGTGATGTCTTTAAAACAAAAGTGGTTATCATCTTCATGCACTCCAGGCAGGAGAAAGTCAGTGGCTCCCCAGGAGTTAAACAAAGGCAACAAAAGAATGTCTTGTGTTATAAAGCCCCCTGAAATGCAGACCAAGAAAGGAAAGGtaggatttttttaattcattctgGTGTTTTGTAAAATTGTAAATGTGACTTGATTAGATATTTTAGTTTAAGTAAATTCCCATCTTATATTTAACAGTCCTTTGGTTTCTTGTTCAGTTTGGTGAGGCTAATCGACCAAATCAAAAGTTCTTTGAGATGATCCAAATCTTCAGAGAGACCCTGGAAATAACCCCCATATCAACTACTGACCTGGTAAGTTTGGACTATGGAAATAGGGCCCTGTTCAAACCTGATATTGACATCAACCCTGAGTGATCCAATCAGAAATAGTTTATTTCTATGAGTTACTGGTTAAATGTTCCCTctgtttgaattgaaaaaaaatattttctcagGACGTGTTATTCTGTTTTTGACAgtaaactttattataactgTCAGCTCACAGTGGTTCTCCTTTCCTAACGGTTTCTCATTCACATCATTCCTTGACTTCCATTGACTCACTATTCCAACCGGGGTCACGGAATAGTGGTTAGGAAAGGAGATTATTGCACTGAACTTGATCGCAACTggtcacaggaaacacattcaaGATGCATTTTAATGCCACGTTTAAAGTATGAACTCCATGCTGTCCATTTGTGATCGGTCTCTCAGGACGGTTGTTAATACCAGTTCTGAACTGGGCCTAAGTGGAATGTATAAAGATGTATACCAGTGGTTTGTTTGACGCCTCTTCATAAAGCgcgtgttgtgttttcacagattGAAGCTCACaggatttgtgtgtgcattcGCAAGCGACCCCTGAACAAGCAAGGTAACCTGCATCAGTGTCACTAAACACAAAGTGATTCATTCAGTTGTCCCTACTACACCCATTTGACAGAGCTGAATCTTTCTCTTAATCAGACCAGCTGCTTACACAGGCCTTTCAAAATGCAACTGACCTACAACTCCTTATTGTGCCTGAAAGGATCCTCTGTTTATGCAGTGTCATTCAGAGATAAAGGATTCATTAATGTGCCATCTTGCCCTAAAACGCTAATCCTGCAATTTCTTAATGTGGTCTTTGACATTCTGTGTGTTCAGAGTTGAATAAGAAGGAGATCGATGTGGTGTCTGTACCTGGGAACGGTACAGTCTTGCTCCACGAGCCAAAAACGAAGGTGGACCTCACCAAGTACTTGGACAACCAAGTCTTTCACTTTGACTACTCCTTCGACGAGACCGCCGCCAACGACCTGGTCTACAAGTAATTAGCTCATTTGCCCTTAATTTGGATAAGAGTGCAGATTTACATGAGGGGTCATTTATGGAATTTGCTTGTTTCTTATGACGAATGTCCCCCTGgacaacacaatgttaaagcCTCTCGAGCTATTAGTCCCATTAAATGGATCAATAAGCCTGGGACAGAATAATTCATTCATAAATTATTATTGTGTGAGCATATGTACCTCTTGCCCAGTTTCTGacattttgattttcttttttgtcttgaGGCTCACTGCCAAACCTCTGGTGCAGTCCATTTTCGAAGGTTGCATGGCAACATGTTTTGCCTAcggtcagacaggaagtgggaaAACCCATGtaagtttttttggggggggttgaGTTGTCTGGAATCAGTGTTTTTGTCTTGGatggaagtaaaaaaaacattttgacgtggttttaatgagaaataactgGATGCCAACAATTTGAGGATATAGTTTTTGCTACATTtcctcaaaataaaaacctaaacTGTGTACATGCCTATGCACACTTTCATTTATTCTTTctgatttcctttttcctctaGACAATGGGAGGTGATTTCACAGGGAAGCAGCAGAACAGTGCCAAAGGGGTCTACGCCTTGGCAGGTACAATCCTCAGATTTCCACAGAACTAGAAGTAACTTGTTTGGTTAGGGACTCTGATTATGGTTCTGCCCATTGAACAGTCTGTTGTAAGAAAATAAGATTGGTCATCTGAGCTTTTATCACAAAAGGATTAAATAATTAGCAATTTTCCATTTTATCCTCATTATTTGTATGTGTCTCCCTAATTCAGGTTGTGTACCATTGTTAATCCATTCTTCAATCTACATAAGATTCAGAATTTTCTTAAAGTGCCCCTAAAACTAGAACTTGCTTGACTCTCCTTTAGCCCAAGACGTTTTCGCCTATCTCAACCACAGGAGGTACAATAACCTGGATGTCTCTGCCTACGTCAGCTTCTTTGAGATTTACAATGgcaaagtataaaaaaaacctcttctcctgcttccctTAGCACATTTAAACAGGACAAATCAGCTTATTCAAGTTAGTATTTAATCATAATATACTTTTTTGACTTAGGTGTATGACCTGCTGAACAATAAGGCTAAGCTCCGAGTTATGGAAGATGACCGACAGCAGGTTCAGGTTGTGGGCCTTGAGGAGGTCTACGTGAACTCGGCAGAAGAAGTCATCAAGATTATACAGACAGGCAGTGCCTGCAGGTACTAATGTGATAAGAACATTTCATTTGCAACCTCTGCTTCTATAAAAGAATGTAATTATTGCTTAAAACTGTGACCTGGTAGTTAATACCCCACAGCAAACCAAAATGGAACAGTGACATTGCTGCTTTCCCTGTTCGTCTTGGTCTGCTTTCTTTCCAGAACATCAGGCCAGACCTCAGCCAACGCCAACTCATCCCGCTCTCACGCCATCCTCCAGATTGTGCTCCGACGCAACGACCGCGCTTCCACCCTACACGGCAAATTTTCACTGGTTGATTTAGCCGGCAACGAGCGTGGTACAGATGTCAGCAGCAACGACCGCAGCACTTTGGTTGAGACCGCAGAGATCAACCGCAGCCTGCTGGCTCTCAAGGTAGACTGTCGCATGTACTcatcatatcaaaagtaatTACGTAACTACAAAGTGAGAAGTCAGTTTTTTTCCACTCGCCCCTCAGCTGCAGATGAATTAACTGTTATGACAAATTGTGACTAAAGTGTAAAATGCTCCAAATCCATGGAAATCCAACAGTCCAAATATCAAATGATGCATGCAAAGCACCTAAAAGGATGCTCTTGTGTGTCCTGTAGGAATGCATCCGTTCACTGGGGAAGAACAGCGATCACATTCCTTTCCGGATGAGCACTTTGACCAAGGTCCTCAGGGACTCCTTCATCGGAGAGAAGTCCCGGACCTGCATGGTACGTTAAACTTTGAAACTTACAGTTTGGCATCTGGTGCATAGTGGTCTTATTACATTACAGTAGATGATGCAGATGCATAAACTTTAATGCAACtatgtatttaatgtatgtGTCTGGTTTTGTTGCATAGATTGCCATGGTGTCTCCAGGcatgtcttcatgtgaataCACAATGAACACACTACGCTACGCTGACAGGTACATATGTAATGCAATGACTCTAATAATTGAGTTTGTTCCAGATagattattttatcttattttaagGGTctaaacatgtatgaaaagTAAAAGGGGACTACTTGATCACTATATCTGAATTTAAACAGCATTTGTATAGGAACCATTCTATCTCAAGCGTTTTGAAATCCATTTAAATGGTTGATCACTATATCTGGCTTCCTCTatattatgaaaaaaatattatgcCTGTGAAGCTCAATCATTTCCCCCTCTTCTGCAGAGTGAAGGAACTGAATGGAAATATCAAAGCCCGTCCAGCAGCTAAGGCAGAAGAGCCTATTAGCAGCTCCTCGGATGAGGTAAGCAAGCACAAGCTGAGAGACATCACAACTCATATTTATTGTAACACAACTTGCGAAACATTTGCTGTTGTCTTTTGTGTATCATAGGAATCTGTTGTGGAAACCGGTGTCTACGATGCCATATCCAAGGTGGCAGATCTGGAGGAGAAAGTTTATGTGGAACTTCAGGTAGTTGTCTTAAATCTGCTCATCTTTACAGGATACAAGGAGTTGATTTCAAAGAACCTGTCTGTGTAACTCCTTGCATTTCAATCACTTTCTTTTCTCAGAGGGCAAATGAGCTTGTGAAGACAATGGAGCAAACCTCGTACAATATCGAGGAAGGAGTTCCCGAACTAGTGGATTATTCGCAGAAATTATTGGGTTTGTTTCTTTTACTTTGGGTTTGATTGGCTGGTATTAACTGACCTCAATTTACTGTACTGGTGAATATTACACATCCATTGTCAGCATTAGGAGCAGACTCCTAGTTTAGTCTAAAACATCCACATCAggtcattatttttttattaaaatttgatttgcgaaaaaactgaaattttaccttttttaatatatattttattcaacaaACCACATGTTCTACTATGTGGTGATGTAGATGAAGTGACACAAGCTGCTTGACAATTATCATGAAGTTCATTAACAAACCTGTGAGCTGCATGCTGACACAGAAGAAACTTAATTCTGGCCAGGTTAAATATCCGAAAGTGCCTGAACAAAACTACTACAAACATGAAGAATGAAaatctgtgtgaatgtttgtgctttACATGTACTTATCCAGTCTTAACTGTCATTCACAGAAACGGTCCTGGCTTTGCAGGCGACTGTGGATCAGGAGAGAATGACGAGGCTGGGTCACTGAGCTGAGGCTGGAAAACCCCACGTCAtgccatgtttgttttattgtatgtcggttttattgttttaaacactgtattaaataaaatgtgttcaaaCACTAATTCATTAAATATATCTTTTCAAAAGCTACTTTGGAAACTACTGCCATGTTGGATGCTTCAGTTTTTGCTGTGGATGTCTTATTGGATTACCTGGACCGACTCAACCAGCAGATACTAGTACCCACAACCCGCTGAGAAAATGTGGTATGGGTATAATTAAGTAGTTTAAGTGAAATTGTCAAGATTTTATGCAATTACACTTATGACACAATAGAAGATCCGCTGTGTGTGCTACAGTAGGAGATCGGAGG is a window encoding:
- the kif2c gene encoding kinesin-like protein KIF2C isoform X2, whose translation is METSLSRLLVGLSVQISRSDGRVHLATVKSVEAAKSTVMVEWYERNICRGKEVEVSELCELNPEISDHVNTVTNNAADPPALAPEKKYEGRLRSSRIPAPPSFASRSQVRQTCMFQVPAAAAAPVTTTQASQEIPETVQPDPTSFVLTNSVTSHQQRRKKETPLAQSTPFARESVKENFELEKIPPPPVIKGRRKSVAPQELNKGNKRMSCVIKPPEMQTKKGKFGEANRPNQKFFEMIQIFRETLEITPISTTDLIEAHRICVCIRKRPLNKQELNKKEIDVVSVPGNGTVLLHEPKTKVDLTKYLDNQVFHFDYSFDETAANDLVYKLTAKPLVQSIFEGCMATCFAYGQTGSGKTHTMGGDFTGKQQNSAKGVYALAAQDVFAYLNHRRYNNLDVSAYVSFFEIYNGKVYDLLNNKAKLRVMEDDRQQVQVVGLEEVYVNSAEEVIKIIQTGSACRTSGQTSANANSSRSHAILQIVLRRNDRASTLHGKFSLVDLAGNERGTDVSSNDRSTLVETAEINRSLLALKECIRSLGKNSDHIPFRMSTLTKVLRDSFIGEKSRTCMIAMVSPGMSSCEYTMNTLRYADRVKELNGNIKARPAAKAEEPISSSSDEESVVETGVYDAISKVADLEEKVYVELQRANELVKTMEQTSYNIEEGVPELVDYSQKLLETVLALQATVDQERMTRLGH
- the kif2c gene encoding kinesin-like protein KIF2C isoform X1, which encodes METSLSRLLVGLSVQISRSDGRVHLATVKSVEAAKSTVMVEWYERNICRGKEVEVSELCELNPEISDHVNTVTNNAADPPALAPEKKYEGRLRSSRIPAPPSSSIPAVTKVEESVASRSQVRQTCMFQVPAAAAAPVTTTQASQEIPETVQPDPTSFVLTNSVTSHQQRRKKETPLAQSTPFARESVKENFELEKIPPPPVIKGRRKSVAPQELNKGNKRMSCVIKPPEMQTKKGKFGEANRPNQKFFEMIQIFRETLEITPISTTDLIEAHRICVCIRKRPLNKQELNKKEIDVVSVPGNGTVLLHEPKTKVDLTKYLDNQVFHFDYSFDETAANDLVYKLTAKPLVQSIFEGCMATCFAYGQTGSGKTHTMGGDFTGKQQNSAKGVYALAAQDVFAYLNHRRYNNLDVSAYVSFFEIYNGKVYDLLNNKAKLRVMEDDRQQVQVVGLEEVYVNSAEEVIKIIQTGSACRTSGQTSANANSSRSHAILQIVLRRNDRASTLHGKFSLVDLAGNERGTDVSSNDRSTLVETAEINRSLLALKECIRSLGKNSDHIPFRMSTLTKVLRDSFIGEKSRTCMIAMVSPGMSSCEYTMNTLRYADRVKELNGNIKARPAAKAEEPISSSSDEESVVETGVYDAISKVADLEEKVYVELQRANELVKTMEQTSYNIEEGVPELVDYSQKLLETVLALQATVDQERMTRLGH